A section of the Platichthys flesus chromosome 22, fPlaFle2.1, whole genome shotgun sequence genome encodes:
- the LOC133933893 gene encoding histone H2A, sperm-like encodes MAISLNIPRQSYLIYEARAKAKTRSSRAGLQFPVGRVHRLLRKGNYAHRVGAGAPVYLAAVLEYLTAEILELAGNAARDNKKSRIIPRHLQLAVRNDEELNKLLGGVTIAQGGVLPNIQAVLLPKKTEKA; translated from the exons ATGGCGATATCGCTGAACATCCCTAGGCAAA gcTATTTGATATATGAGGCCAGAGCGAAGGCAAAGACTCGCTCTTCCCGCGCtgggctccagttccccgtcggtcgtgttcacagactgctgcgtaaaggcaactacgcacatcgcgttggtgccggcgcccccgtctacctggcggctgtgctggagtacctcaccgctgagatcctggagctggctggaaacgccgcccgcgacaacaagaagagccgtatcatcccccgccacctgcagctggccgtccgcaacgacgaggagctcaacaaactcctgggcggagtgaccatcgctcagggcggcgtgctgcccaacatccaggctgttcttctgcccaagaagaccgagaaggcc